The following are from one region of the Coffea eugenioides isolate CCC68of chromosome 2, Ceug_1.0, whole genome shotgun sequence genome:
- the LOC113762940 gene encoding uncharacterized protein LOC113762940 translates to MGKEWLSWGGGHRSKSSRKGKSSGGGGSGAEREAPTGCMCAVLQLFDLHHLPLASFRPAPFLQDEPTICGGLEAPRNSLELEEPSKDKEAASSLASSMKRQENLNIPVNIQIRTSCESKSSPRVSISKARTDDLLSDCSSSSPGAKTPTLVARLMGLDQLPESSSNAASTLNSLTSSHMHPQAQSQRREQSLVYRRRSCSANNSSRSFPENDFTAGTLSLPETPRISSARRSDAEHRLSLQISNKENIMGEELEFSAYTARKLARRISESRREDENCRRSGHYARQIVKQVKDRVSRKVGLDITNRVMSRVEQPRDDDEHVVLLKPNKPFNNNNKVALTRALVGDDSSQVKQSTPSCSPRLSEYYYYYPKNKPPVVNSTQSAQHSPRLSPLSKPIPQVAPSLQEHLPNHQQNSPAVKKCKKDAIASQKYTSRLKKPLQVSDGIRNKKEEPFVRSATANKGNVADKKCKKTPLSHDLLNCSTAAPTLLPVKKDIPFPATKLVRDKQPQAPDAETWKRRKQKLSSCSSQSYDKQEQQEKEATHILTAITQENIQDDRCRRNGSSTILTSTSPGIGDKAEASVAEYQCYIQRILKRTGIDKSTPVALAKWYSPSRPLDPSIFHYIELFHPTTLTAPVSTSTSPSNLTLRSNRRLVFQLVDELLAEILKPYLCMKPSCHLRPRGQMYGSELIDTLCSRINKFPSANCQVLEDIDALVDADFRLGRESFEGEEGEEIVSEIERGILESLVHETAMEAAAAAAAYG, encoded by the exons ATGGGCAAAGAATGGCTGTCCTGGGGTGGAGGTCACAGGAGTAAATCCTCCAGAAAAGGAAAATCATCGGGAGGAGGAGGAAGCGGAGCTGAAAGAGAAGCCCCCACGGGATGCATGTGTGCTGTACTTCAACTCTTTGATTTGCATCATCTTCCGCTTGCTTCTTTCAGGCCTGCCCCTTTCTTGCAAGACGAACCAACGATCTGCGGAG GGCTAGAAGCACCAAGAAACAGCTTAGAGTTGGAGGAGCCTTCCAAGGACAAGGAAGCTGCAAGTTCATTGGCATCCTCCATGAAGCGACAAGAAAATTTGAACATCCCG GTGAACATTCAAATTAGGACAAGTTGTGAAAGCAAATCATCGCCAAGAGTCTCAATTTCAAAAGCAAGGACGGATGATTTATTATCCGATTGCAGCAGCAGCTCCCCTGGGGCCAAAACTCCAACTCTGGTTGCTAGACTAATGGGCCTGGATCAACTTCCTGAGAGTTCTTCTAATGCTGCCTCAACTCTAAATTCTCTAACAAGCTCCCACATGCATCCTCAAGCACAAAGTCAGAGAAGGGAACAATCCCTCGTCTACAGACGACGTTCATGCAGTGCCAACAACAGCAGCAGAAGTTTTCCGGAGAATGACTTCACCGCGGGTACTCTTTCTCTGCCTGAGACACCTAGAATATCGTCAGCAAGGAGGTCAGATGCGGAACACAGGCTATCCCTTCAAATCAGCAACAAAGAGAACATTATGGGCGAGGAGCTTGAATTCTCAGCTTACACAGCAAGGAAATTGGCCCGGAGGATATCAGAGTCCAGACGAGAAGATGAAAATTGCAGAAGGAGCGGTCATTATGCCAGGCAGATTGTGAAGCAAGTGAAGGACAGGGTAAGCAGAAAAGTAGGGCTCGACATAACCAACAGAGTCATGAGCAGGGTGGAGCAGCCAAGGGATGATGACGAACACGTTGTTCTCCTCAAACCCAACAAACCATTTAATAATAACAACAAGGTGGCCTTAACAAGAGCACTAGTTGGCGATGATTCTAGCCAAGTCAAGCAATCAACACCATCTTGCTCTCCTAGGCTCTCggaatattattattattatcccAAGAACAAGCCCCCAGTTGTCAATAGCACTCAGTCTGCGCAACATTCTCCAAGGCTCTCCCCGTTGTCCAAGCCAATTCCTCAAGTTGCTCCGAGTCTACAAGAGCATTTACCAAATCACCAACAAAACTCCCCAGCAGTCAAAAAATGCAAGAAGGATGCCATTGCCAGCCAGAAATACACCTCCCGTCTGAAAAAGCCTCTGCAAGTTTCCGATGGCATTAGGAACAAAAAAGAAGAGCCATTCGTTCGTTCAGCGACCGCAAACAAAGGAAACGTCGCAGACAAGAAATGCAAGAAGACTCCACTTTCCCATGACCTTCTCAACTGCAGTACTGCGGCCCCAACCCTCTTACCTGTCAAGAAAGACATCCCTTTTCCAGCAACCAAATTAGTACGTGATAAACag ccacagGCACCTGATGCTGAAACGTGGAAAAGGCGCAAACAAAAATTATCTAGTTGTTCGAGCCAGTCGTACGACAAGCAGGAGCAGCAGGAGAAAGAGGCGACGCACATACTCACCGCCATTACTCAAGAAAACATCCAAGATGACAGATGTCGTCGCAACGGAAGTTCTACCATCTTAACCTCCACCTCCCCCGGTATCGGTGATAAAGCAGAAGCATCCGTAGCGGAATATCAGTGCTACATCCAAAGAATACTAAAGCGTACGGGTATAGACAAAAGTACCCCAGTGGCCCTGGCCAAATGGTACTCCCCGTCTCGCCCTCTGGACCCTTCCATCTTTCACTACATCGAACTTTTTCACCCCACCACATTAACCGCCCCTGTTTCCACCTCCACAAGCCCTTCCAACTTGACCTTGAGGTCCAACAGAAGGCTGGTTTTCCAATTGGTGGACGAGCTGCTAGCAGAAATTCTCAAGCCCTATCTATGCATGAAGCCAAGCTGCCACCTGCGGCCGCGTGGTCAAATGTACGGGTCAGAGTTGATTGACACGTTGTGCTCCAGAATCAACAAGTTTCCTTCGGCTAACTGTCAGGTTCTAGAAGACATAGATGCACTGGTGGACGCGGATTTCCGGCTGGGAAGAGAATCATTTGAAGGAGAAGAAGGAGAGGAGATAGTATCGGAGATTGAACGTGGCATCCTGGAGTCGCTGGTGCATGAAACGGCAATGgaggcggcggcggcggcggcggcttACGGCTAG
- the LOC113762331 gene encoding uncharacterized protein LOC113762331, translated as MAANVNPNPTPEANAVAIPEIGPDGLRRESPVIAYTEQKIEEEQLQLQKYIQENYSKIRDVERELANLSMEMKLTSGPKKAALEHMRKKIEISNEKIRLARQKEELARKAWEEASKAVKDEEAFKQKLCEDLNNLVQESSNAQLARLEELKRRLEALNPSRSSASVPIDGVPLEHSPSNRTEDAALGTASVQVANGSSGQISSQGNAGHGPITNGNQGLPAYNEGRGKKKTVLQGRGKGIGAVPKGRGSAAPGWTGAGFDVDGRS; from the exons ATGGCTGCCAATGTCAACCCCAATCCCACTCCTGAGGCCAATGCCGTTGCTATCCCCGAGATCGGACCCGATGGCCTCCGTCGAGAATCTCCTGTCATTGCCTACACCGAACAG AAAATCGAGGAAGAGCAGCTTCAATTGCAAAA gTACATTCAGGAAAACTATTCCAAGATTCGAGATGTTGAACGAGAATTGGCAAATCTTTCCATGGAGATGAAACTTACATCTGGCCCAAAAAAAGCAG CTCTTGAGCACATGAGAAAGAAGATAGAAATCTCGAATGAGAAAATTCGTCTTGCTAGGCAAAAGGAGGAACTTGCAAGAAAG gcTTGGGAAGAAGCATCAAAGGCAGTAAAAGATGAGGAAGCATTTAAGCAGAAGCTTTGCGAAGATTTGAATAACCTG GTACAAGAGAGTAGTAATGCTCAATTAGCTAGACTAGAGGAATTGAAAAGGCGGCTGGAAGCTCTGAATCCTAGCAGATCATCCGCATCTGTCCCAATT GATGGTGTTCCATTGGAACATTCACCCAGCAATAGAACTGAAGATGCTGCCTTAGGTACAGCTAGTGTGCAAGTAGCTAATGGATCTTCTGGACAGATATCTAGTCAAGGTAATGCAGGACATGGTCCAATAACAAATGGAAACCAAGGGCTTCCTGCATACAATGAAGGTAGAGGGAAGAAAAAAACTGTGCTACAAGGGAGGGGAAAGGGAATTGGAGCAGTACCCAAGGGTAGAGGTTCTGCAGCACCTGGGTGGACTGGGGCGGGTTTTGATGTTGATGGTAGAAGTTGA
- the LOC113763360 gene encoding probable fructokinase-7, with the protein MADKPISDNLERLSLNSNGDSVVKSPFVLCFGELLIDFVPTINGVSLAEAPAFKKAPGGAPANVAVCVARLGGSSAFIGKVGEDEFGHMLADVLKENKVDISGMRFDSSARTALAFVTLRADGEREFMFFRNPSADMLLRESELDIDLIKKAAIFHYGSISLIEEPCKSSHLAAMAIAKKSGSLLSYDPNLRLALWPSANAAWEGIMSIWDQADIIKISEDEITFLTGGDDPYNDDVVLNKLFHPNLRLLLVSEGSQGCRYYTKQFKGRVPGLKVKPVDTTGAGDAFVGGLLSRLASDLNLYQDENRLREALYFANACGALTVTKNGAIPALPTIDEVERLVSEVAA; encoded by the exons ATGGCTGATAAGCCCATTTCAG ATAATTTGGAAAGGCTTTCCTTGAATTCGAATGGGGATTCTGTAGTGAAGAGCCCTTTTGTTTTGTGCTTTGGGGAATTGTTGATTGACTTTGTCCCGACAATTAATGGAGTTTCATTAGCTGAAGCTCCTGCCTTCAAAAAGGCTCCAGGTGGTGCTCCTGCTAATGTTGCTGTATGTGTGGCACGACTTGGAGGATCTTCAGCTTTTATTGGAAAG GTAGGAGAGGATGAGTTTGGACATATGTTGGCTGATGTACTGAAAGAAAACAAAGTTGATATTTCTGGTATGAGGTTTGATTCCTCAGCAAGAACTGCGTTGGCATTTGTTACACTCAGAGCTGATGGTGAGCGTGAATTTATGTTTTTCCGCAATCCGAGTGCTGATATGCTTCTTCGGGAGTCAGAACTTGATATTGACTTAATTAAAAAG GCAGCCATCTTCCACTATGGTTCAATTAGTTTGATTGAAGAGCCATGCAAGTCCTCACATCTAGCTGCAATGGCCATTGCAAAAAAGTCTGGGAGCTTACTGTCTTATGACCCAAATTTGAGATTGGCTTTGTGGCCTTCAGCTAATGCTGCTTGGGAGGGTATAATGAGTATATGGGACCAAGCAGATATTATCAAG ATAAGTGAGGATGAAATCACATTTCTGACTGGAGGTGATGATCCTTACAATGATGATGTGGTATTAAATAAACTTTTTCATCCAAATTTGCGACTTCTACTGGTATCTGAAGGCTCACAGGGCTGCAGATATTACACAAAG CAATTTAAGGGAAGAGTTCCTGGTTTGAAAGTCAAACCTGTTGACACCACGGGTGCTGGTGACGCATTTGTTGGTGGATTATTGAGCAGATTGGCTTCTGACCTAAATCTTTATCAG GATGAGAATCGGTTGAGGGAGGCTCTATATTTTGCCAACGCCTGTGGTGCACTAACCGTAACAAAGAATGGAGCTATCCCTGCCCTTCCAACAATTGATGAAGTCGAACGACTTGTAAGCGAGGTCGCTGCTTGA